The genomic region CCCTGGAGGCCCGTCCAACCCCCCGCCCGCGGGAGCTCTTGCGGAGCTACCTCGACCTGCTGGCCTGGGGCGAGCAGGCGGCTCTCCTCAGCCCCGGTCAGGCCCGGCGGCTGCGCGCCCGGGCTGGGCGGCGCGGGGGGGAGGCGGAGGCGGCC from Vicinamibacteria bacterium harbors:
- a CDS encoding ABATE domain-containing protein is translated as MALRGGAGNGERFELTGGRPCLDLVNTLEARPTPRPRELLRSYLDLLAWGEQAALLSPGQARRLRARAGRRGGEAEAA